A part of Rhodamnia argentea isolate NSW1041297 chromosome 8, ASM2092103v1, whole genome shotgun sequence genomic DNA contains:
- the LOC125316364 gene encoding enoyl-CoA delta isomerase 1, peroxisomal-like, with protein MEDKKHGEEQLCTLEKRGNLFFLTLTGAGEHRLNPNLISSLRSALFRLQSDPSASSSSALITTAHGKFFSNGYDLDWAQSSEPRLQLMSSSLRSLVHDLICLPMPTIAAVTGHASAAGMMLALSHDYVVMRRDRGFLYMSEVDIGLVIPNWFMALMMSKIGDPRARREAVMRAAKLTAEDGVRIGVVDSAHDGAEATVAAAAELGEALVARKWDGHVYAGNRRVVLREVLEAVGYDETVTKVADKAGSKL; from the coding sequence ATGGAGGACAAGAAGCACGGCGAGGAGCAGCTATGCACCCTCGAGAAGCGCGGCaacctcttcttcctcacccTCACCGGCGCCGGCGAGCACCGCCTCAACCCCAATCTCATCTCCTCCCTCCGATCCGCCCTCTTCCGCCTTCAGTCCGacccctccgcctcctcctcctccgccctcATCACCACCGCCCACGGCAAGTTCTTCTCCAACGGCTACGACCTCGACTGGGCCCAATCCTCCGAGCCCCGCCTTCAGCTCATGTCCTCCTCCCTCCGCTCCCTCGTCCACGACCTCATCTGCCTCCCCATGCCGACCATCGCGGCCGTCACCGGCCACGCCTCCGCTGCCGGAATGATGCTTGCCCTCAGCCATGACTATGTGGTCATGCGGCGCGACCGGGGCTTCCTCTACATGAGCGAGGTGGACATCGGGCTCGTGATCCCCAATTGGTTCATGGCCCTGATGATGTCCAAGATCGGCGACCCGAGGGCCCGGCGCGAGGCCGTGATGAGGGCGGCGAAGCTGACGGCAGAGGACGGGGTGAGGATCGGGGTGGTCGACTCGGCCCACGACGGGGCGGAGgcgacggtggcggcggcggccgagCTGGGGGAGGCGTTGGTCGCGCGGAAGTGGGACGGACACGTGTACGCCGGGAATCGGAGGGTGGTGCTGCGGGAGGTGCTGGAGGCCGTCGGATACGATGAGACAGTCACGAAGGTGGCGGATAAGGCCGGGTCGAAATTATAA